A DNA window from Paenibacillus andongensis contains the following coding sequences:
- a CDS encoding DinB family protein: MISLDQNTILRYKEFTEWTDTLREVEDTIWLRPIAEGKASLGEIISHLQNWDAYLISSIIPAIKNGEGMVFPDFDSFNKMAYEYARLGISKDRLLDEFKQTRLQLVEILLSEPDVVAKHVTVNGVETCPHAGTPYSLLYIIHEFNDHDNHHKNQILTLI; encoded by the coding sequence ATGATAAGTTTGGACCAAAATACGATTCTTCGGTATAAAGAATTTACAGAGTGGACGGATACCTTACGTGAAGTTGAAGATACCATATGGTTACGACCGATTGCAGAAGGAAAAGCGTCATTAGGAGAAATTATTTCGCATCTACAAAATTGGGATGCTTACCTCATCTCTTCGATTATCCCAGCGATTAAAAATGGGGAAGGAATGGTATTTCCAGATTTCGATTCGTTTAACAAAATGGCTTATGAATATGCCAGATTGGGAATTTCTAAAGATCGTCTGCTCGATGAATTTAAGCAAACCCGTCTTCAGTTGGTTGAAATACTGTTATCCGAGCCTGACGTTGTTGCTAAACATGTTACAGTGAACGGAGTAGAAACTTGCCCGCACGCCGGCACACCTTATTCCTTGCTTTACATCATTCACGAATTTAACGATCATGACAATCACCATAAAAATCAAATTTTAACGTTAATATAA
- the rlmH gene encoding 23S rRNA (pseudouridine(1915)-N(3))-methyltransferase RlmH: MHIQILTVGKLKERYLVDGIAEYVKRLGPYAKVQMIEVPDEKAPENMSPAEEQQVRVKEGERLLAKLGADVYVVALAIDGEMWTSEQLAGSLDKLATYGRSQVAFVIGGSLGLSSELLRRADIRLSFGRMTLPHQLMRLVLVEQIYRAMRINRGEPYHK, encoded by the coding sequence ATGCATATACAGATATTAACCGTAGGGAAATTGAAGGAGCGCTATCTCGTGGACGGGATCGCGGAGTATGTGAAGCGCCTTGGGCCGTATGCCAAGGTGCAAATGATAGAGGTGCCGGATGAAAAGGCACCCGAGAACATGAGCCCTGCTGAGGAACAGCAGGTGCGTGTGAAGGAGGGCGAGCGGCTGTTAGCCAAGCTCGGCGCGGACGTGTACGTCGTGGCGCTGGCCATCGACGGCGAGATGTGGACGAGCGAGCAGCTGGCGGGCTCGCTCGATAAATTGGCCACCTATGGGCGGAGCCAGGTGGCCTTCGTGATCGGCGGCTCGCTGGGGCTATCCAGCGAGCTGCTGCGCCGTGCGGATATACGGCTGTCTTTTGGCCGCATGACGCTGCCGCACCAGCTGATGCGGCTGGTCCTGGTGGAGCAGATTTATCGCGCGATGCGGATAAATCGGGGGGAACCGTATCACAAGTGA
- the yycI gene encoding two-component system regulatory protein YycI, which translates to MNWSRAKTILICSFLMLNLILGFQLWSTNRSNQTEIALDTSSAVEELNNALRSKNIRLTDELPTDQPKMKVITVKYDDNMKPSELKTLKTPINMSNLLGKGASKEVQAQSEIPNFGLYQLDSAVSRNGVYVFTQLYGKIPLFDVRVELSEKNGEITSYRQAYVEVESGVEQGEQKLIPAQLAVRSLVDNYLSDGAIITEVRLGYHGQPYNSETQPMFPHWRITIDNGDIYYLQAFNGAVESPQKGSELAPFGTQADGAKTSENPDKNGDKSTDKK; encoded by the coding sequence ATGAATTGGAGTCGGGCTAAAACGATTTTGATTTGTTCCTTTTTGATGTTGAATTTGATTCTTGGTTTCCAACTTTGGTCCACCAATCGTTCCAATCAGACGGAAATCGCTTTGGACACATCAAGTGCCGTAGAAGAGCTAAATAACGCGCTCCGAAGCAAAAATATAAGGTTAACGGATGAGCTGCCGACAGATCAACCGAAGATGAAAGTCATAACGGTGAAGTACGACGATAATATGAAGCCCAGTGAGCTGAAGACGCTGAAAACACCCATTAACATGAGTAATCTTCTTGGTAAAGGGGCTAGTAAAGAAGTTCAAGCGCAATCGGAGATTCCGAATTTTGGTCTATACCAATTGGATTCGGCGGTTAGTCGAAATGGTGTGTATGTTTTCACGCAGCTATATGGCAAGATTCCTCTCTTCGATGTGAGAGTAGAACTGAGTGAGAAAAACGGAGAAATTACCAGTTACCGCCAAGCTTATGTTGAAGTAGAATCAGGAGTAGAGCAGGGTGAGCAGAAGCTGATCCCCGCTCAGTTAGCTGTTCGCAGCTTAGTGGACAACTATTTGAGTGATGGCGCCATTATTACAGAAGTCAGACTAGGGTATCACGGGCAGCCGTATAATTCAGAAACGCAACCGATGTTTCCGCACTGGCGGATTACGATCGATAACGGAGATATTTATTATTTGCAAGCTTTCAATGGAGCGGTTGAGTCTCCGCAGAAAGGGTCTGAATTGGCTCCATTCGGTACACAAGCGGATGGTGCGAAAACATCGGAGAATCCTGATAAAAACGGGGATAAGAGTACGGATAAGAAGTAG
- a CDS encoding xylulokinase: protein MNHVEVKEAITKGETSLGIEFGSTRIKAVLIDRRFETVASGSFEWENLLKDGYWTYNQKDIITGLQTAYREMKQEVERNYGVILRTVGSIGFSAMMHGYMAFDSTGELLVPFRTWRNATTGAAARELTDLFQFNIPERWSIAHLHQAILNQEEHVPRIDFVTTLAGYIHYLLTGNKVIGIGDASGIFPIDESTHNYHPTMVKQFNELIAAKDYPWKLEDLLPKVYLSGEQAGELTVAGAAILDPAGDLQSGIPLCPPEGDAGTGMVATNSVRKRTGNISVGTSVFAMIVLEKALSKVYPEIDMVTTPNGSPVGMVHANNCSSDLNAWMGLFREFSEAMGYNLDSGKLFSVLLNKALEADPDGGGLLSYGYLSGENITGIDKGRPLFVRSPESNFNLANFMRTHLFTAFGALKLGMDILTENEKVAIDSILAHGGLFKTPVVGQKALAAALNVPISVMSTAGEGGAWGMALLASYMTNKGQEESLEDFLEQKVFKDAEGQEIAPDRADVKGFQAFIKRYQAGLAIEQAAVDHLLENGRD from the coding sequence ATGAATCATGTCGAAGTGAAAGAAGCGATAACCAAGGGAGAAACTTCGCTGGGTATCGAATTCGGATCTACGCGGATCAAAGCGGTGCTGATCGATCGTCGTTTCGAGACCGTCGCATCGGGAAGCTTTGAGTGGGAAAATCTGTTGAAAGACGGATATTGGACATACAACCAGAAGGATATTATAACAGGCCTTCAAACCGCTTATCGTGAAATGAAGCAGGAAGTGGAACGTAATTATGGAGTCATCCTCCGGACCGTCGGTTCAATCGGGTTTTCCGCTATGATGCACGGCTATATGGCATTCGATAGCACGGGTGAACTTCTAGTACCGTTTCGGACTTGGCGCAATGCAACAACCGGTGCGGCAGCAAGGGAATTAACGGACTTGTTCCAATTTAATATCCCCGAGCGCTGGAGTATCGCCCATTTGCACCAAGCCATATTAAACCAAGAGGAGCATGTTCCTCGCATTGATTTTGTAACGACGTTGGCCGGATATATCCACTATCTGCTGACCGGCAATAAAGTGATCGGCATTGGAGATGCTTCCGGCATCTTCCCTATAGATGAGTCAACCCATAATTACCATCCAACGATGGTCAAGCAATTCAATGAATTAATCGCGGCCAAAGACTATCCGTGGAAGCTTGAGGATCTTCTTCCTAAAGTGTATCTCTCCGGCGAGCAAGCTGGCGAATTAACGGTGGCGGGAGCCGCCATTCTGGACCCGGCCGGGGATCTGCAGTCCGGCATTCCGCTATGTCCTCCGGAAGGCGATGCCGGCACAGGCATGGTTGCGACGAATAGCGTCAGGAAGCGTACGGGAAACATCTCCGTGGGCACTTCCGTTTTTGCAATGATTGTATTGGAGAAAGCATTATCCAAGGTTTATCCGGAGATCGATATGGTAACGACGCCGAACGGAAGTCCGGTTGGCATGGTGCATGCCAACAACTGCTCCAGCGATCTCAACGCCTGGATGGGATTGTTCCGTGAATTCTCCGAAGCCATGGGATACAACTTGGATTCCGGCAAATTGTTCAGCGTGCTGTTGAATAAGGCATTGGAAGCCGACCCGGATGGCGGCGGTTTGCTTAGCTACGGTTATCTTTCGGGCGAAAACATTACGGGAATCGACAAAGGCCGGCCGTTGTTCGTTCGCTCGCCTGAAAGCAACTTTAATCTGGCTAATTTCATGCGAACCCACCTATTCACTGCTTTCGGAGCGTTGAAGCTCGGTATGGACATTTTGACCGAAAACGAAAAGGTGGCCATCGACAGCATCTTGGCTCATGGCGGCCTCTTCAAAACCCCTGTCGTTGGACAAAAAGCTTTAGCCGCTGCGCTGAACGTACCGATCTCGGTCATGTCCACGGCCGGCGAGGGCGGGGCATGGGGCATGGCGCTTTTGGCTTCTTATATGACCAACAAGGGTCAAGAAGAGAGCCTGGAGGACTTCCTCGAGCAGAAAGTCTTCAAAGATGCCGAAGGACAGGAGATTGCTCCGGATAGAGCGGATGTCAAAGGGTTCCAAGCATTCATCAAACGATACCAAGCAGGGCTCGCCATCGAACAAGCCGCTGTAGACCATCTGTTAGAGAACGGGAGGGACTAA
- a CDS encoding MBL fold metallo-hydrolase, with product MGMRFTVLSSGSTGNATVVDNGEIKVLIDVGFSAKKMELLMKERELEASSIDAILVTHEHSDHIKGLGALARKYDLPIYANEKTWVELDRQIGVIAEGNKRVMETGGVEEFGTLRVESFGISHDAAEPVGYCFYEGEQKLSVVTDLGYMSEKVKEKIADSDSLVLETNHDVDMLRVGHYPWSIKRRILGDKGHLSNEAAGEALCDVLTHKTKSVYMAHLSRDHNLMDLARLTVNNIVQERAPEAKQLRLMDTYFDRSTKWDVLDSE from the coding sequence ATGGGTATGAGGTTTACGGTACTGTCGAGCGGTTCGACGGGTAATGCAACAGTGGTTGATAATGGTGAAATCAAGGTGCTGATTGATGTTGGATTTAGCGCCAAGAAGATGGAGCTGTTAATGAAGGAACGTGAGCTCGAGGCGAGCAGTATTGATGCCATTCTGGTCACACATGAGCATTCGGATCATATTAAAGGGCTGGGGGCGCTAGCTCGCAAATATGACTTGCCTATCTACGCGAATGAAAAGACTTGGGTAGAGCTGGACCGTCAAATCGGTGTGATCGCAGAAGGCAACAAGAGGGTCATGGAAACAGGAGGTGTCGAGGAATTCGGCACGCTGCGAGTTGAATCATTCGGAATCTCACATGATGCAGCGGAGCCGGTGGGGTACTGCTTTTATGAAGGGGAACAGAAGTTAAGTGTAGTAACGGATTTGGGATATATGAGTGAGAAGGTCAAAGAAAAAATTGCGGATTCAGATAGCTTGGTACTGGAGACGAATCACGATGTGGACATGCTGCGCGTGGGGCACTATCCATGGAGTATTAAGCGACGTATCCTTGGAGACAAGGGGCATTTATCCAATGAAGCCGCAGGGGAAGCGCTCTGTGACGTGTTGACGCACAAGACGAAGTCGGTCTATATGGCGCATTTGAGCCGTGACCATAATTTAATGGATTTGGCCAGGCTAACGGTGAATAACATAGTACAAGAGCGTGCCCCTGAAGCTAAACAGCTGCGGCTGATGGATACATATTTTGACCGCTCTACGAAATGGGATGTATTGGATTCGGAGTAA
- the araA gene encoding L-arabinose isomerase, with product MSTTAAKQFWFVVGSQHLYGEEALAEVKAHAQTMTDALNNSGVLPYPLVLQDLAVSADKITSIMKEVNYRDEVAGVITWMHTFSPAKMWIRGTKLLQKPLLHLATQFNESIPWATIDMDFMNLNQAAHGDREYGFINARLKKQNKIVVGYWERPEVQQQIADWMDVAVAYNESFNIKVARFGDNMRNVGVTEGDKVEAQIQFGWTVDYFGIGDLVQYVNAVNEQEIDDLMGQYAELYEFDYGTNSKEAWEASVRVQASYEIALKRFFDEKGYNAFTTNFEDLHGMKQLPGLAVQRLMAQGYGFAGEGDWKTAALDRLMKVMSRNQNTGFMEDYTYEMAAGQEAILQSHMLEVDPSLASNKPKIIVSALGIGGREDPARLVFDGKAGEGVVVSMADFGTHYKLLINEVSAFEPTVPAPNLPVARVLWTVKPNFQDGVKAWIENGGGHHTVVSLNLTTDQIVTYAKLVNLEYVVIK from the coding sequence ATGTCAACAACAGCAGCTAAACAGTTTTGGTTCGTCGTAGGTTCGCAGCATCTGTATGGGGAAGAAGCGCTCGCTGAAGTAAAGGCTCACGCGCAGACGATGACTGATGCCTTGAATAATAGCGGTGTGCTCCCTTACCCACTTGTCTTGCAGGACCTGGCAGTAAGCGCGGATAAAATTACAAGCATCATGAAAGAGGTCAACTATCGCGACGAAGTAGCGGGTGTCATCACATGGATGCATACGTTCTCGCCTGCGAAAATGTGGATTCGCGGTACGAAATTACTACAGAAGCCTCTTCTTCACTTGGCGACTCAGTTCAATGAAAGTATTCCTTGGGCAACGATCGATATGGACTTCATGAACCTGAACCAGGCCGCTCACGGTGATCGCGAATACGGCTTCATCAATGCCCGTCTGAAGAAACAAAACAAAATCGTCGTAGGCTACTGGGAACGTCCGGAAGTGCAGCAGCAAATTGCGGATTGGATGGACGTAGCGGTTGCTTATAACGAAAGCTTCAACATCAAAGTCGCCCGTTTCGGCGACAACATGCGCAACGTAGGCGTAACGGAAGGCGACAAGGTCGAGGCCCAAATTCAATTCGGATGGACCGTGGACTACTTTGGCATCGGCGACCTCGTGCAATACGTGAATGCTGTTAATGAGCAGGAAATCGATGATCTGATGGGCCAGTATGCGGAGCTCTACGAATTCGATTACGGTACGAATAGCAAAGAAGCCTGGGAAGCAAGCGTCAGAGTCCAAGCGAGCTATGAAATCGCTCTTAAACGTTTCTTCGACGAGAAAGGCTATAATGCCTTCACGACGAACTTCGAAGATTTGCATGGCATGAAACAGCTTCCTGGTCTTGCCGTCCAACGTCTGATGGCGCAAGGCTACGGCTTTGCCGGCGAAGGCGACTGGAAGACGGCCGCGCTCGATCGCTTGATGAAAGTGATGAGCCGCAATCAAAACACGGGCTTCATGGAGGATTACACTTACGAGATGGCAGCCGGTCAGGAAGCCATCCTGCAATCCCATATGCTAGAGGTAGATCCGTCTTTGGCAAGCAACAAGCCGAAAATCATTGTTTCCGCTCTCGGCATCGGCGGCCGTGAAGATCCAGCGCGCCTCGTATTCGACGGCAAAGCCGGCGAAGGCGTCGTCGTATCCATGGCTGACTTCGGCACTCATTATAAATTGCTGATCAATGAGGTTTCCGCATTCGAGCCGACGGTTCCGGCTCCTAACCTTCCTGTCGCTCGCGTCCTATGGACGGTGAAACCGAACTTCCAGGATGGGGTGAAAGCTTGGATCGAGAATGGCGGCGGCCACCATACCGTCGTTTCCTTGAACCTGACGACAGACCAAATCGTAACCTACGCCAAGTTGGTGAACTTGGAATATGTCGTAATTAAGTAA
- a CDS encoding L-ribulose-5-phosphate 4-epimerase: MLEQLKEEVYQANLDLPKHGLVKFTWGNASAVDRESGLFVIKPSGVSYEKMKPSDMVVVDLDGKVVEGEMRPSSDTATHAVLYKHYPQIGGIVHTHSTWATIWAQAGLDVPVMGTTHADTFYGTVPCARFLNQEEVDRGYEAETGHVIIETFEKRGLDVMAIPAVLLQGHAPFTWGKDVKSAVVNSVVLEEVCKMNLYARQLNNFAKELPQGILDKHYLRKHGKDAYYGQK, encoded by the coding sequence TTGTTAGAACAACTGAAAGAAGAGGTATACCAAGCGAATCTGGATTTGCCGAAGCACGGACTCGTGAAATTCACTTGGGGCAATGCGAGCGCCGTCGATCGGGAAAGCGGACTGTTCGTGATCAAGCCGAGCGGAGTTAGCTATGAGAAGATGAAACCGAGCGACATGGTCGTTGTGGATCTCGACGGTAAGGTGGTCGAGGGAGAGATGAGACCTTCCTCCGATACCGCGACTCACGCCGTGTTGTACAAACATTATCCGCAAATCGGCGGCATCGTGCATACTCACTCGACCTGGGCAACTATCTGGGCGCAAGCGGGACTCGATGTACCTGTAATGGGAACGACGCATGCGGACACCTTCTATGGCACCGTGCCTTGCGCACGGTTCTTGAACCAAGAGGAGGTTGACCGGGGATACGAAGCGGAGACGGGTCACGTTATTATCGAAACGTTCGAGAAGCGCGGATTGGATGTCATGGCGATCCCGGCCGTCCTGCTCCAGGGACATGCGCCTTTCACTTGGGGGAAAGACGTGAAGTCGGCGGTCGTGAACAGCGTCGTGCTGGAGGAAGTGTGCAAAATGAATCTATATGCACGGCAATTGAACAATTTTGCCAAAGAACTGCCGCAAGGCATTCTGGATAAGCACTATCTTCGGAAACACGGGAAAGATGCCTACTACGGGCAGAAGTAA
- a CDS encoding CxxH/CxxC protein, which translates to MHVVCKDHVEIAIDEFVDEYEEAPDIVDLQKTHFASWEPPTHCEHCKELARFLVV; encoded by the coding sequence ATGCACGTAGTTTGTAAAGATCATGTGGAAATCGCGATTGATGAGTTTGTTGATGAGTATGAGGAGGCTCCGGACATTGTGGATCTGCAGAAGACCCACTTCGCTAGTTGGGAGCCACCGACGCACTGCGAGCACTGCAAGGAGTTAGCGCGATTTCTAGTTGTATGA
- a CDS encoding GntR family transcriptional regulator yields the protein MKPKYQLIIDDIKSYILSGTYKAGEKIPSEYVLQENYNVSRQTVRKAILELSNEGFLRSERGSGTYVSNQYRSRTSANTMNKTIGVITTYISDYIFPSIIRGIESRLNEDNYSLLLASTNNDISQEKKALEMMLSYGVDGLIIEPTRSNVFNPNIAYYLSFKEQEVPFAMINAYYEELEVPFFCLDDVQSSYLATRELIAKGHTQIGIIAKMDDLQGKYRMKGFIKALGEAKLRFQQEHVLSFDTSTKSDLSANLEVYLNDNRDELTALVCYNDEVGLEVVHVCRKLGISIPDELSIIGQDNSYIAKNANIKLTTLTHPQEQMGRDAADWVIKNLQGKKDLPTNTYYQPVLIEGETVKAIKVE from the coding sequence ATGAAGCCAAAGTACCAGCTCATTATTGATGATATCAAAAGTTATATCCTCTCTGGAACATACAAAGCAGGTGAGAAAATCCCTTCGGAGTACGTTTTGCAGGAAAACTATAACGTTAGCCGGCAGACGGTTCGAAAGGCCATTCTGGAGTTATCGAACGAGGGGTTCCTGCGAAGCGAGAGGGGATCCGGCACATACGTCAGCAACCAATATCGATCCAGAACGAGTGCAAATACCATGAATAAAACGATCGGCGTCATCACGACCTATATCTCGGATTACATCTTCCCCTCCATTATCCGCGGCATTGAAAGCCGATTAAATGAAGATAACTATTCCTTGCTGTTAGCTAGTACAAATAATGATATCTCCCAGGAAAAAAAGGCGTTGGAAATGATGCTATCCTACGGCGTGGATGGACTGATTATAGAACCTACTAGAAGCAATGTATTCAACCCCAATATCGCTTACTACCTGTCTTTTAAGGAGCAGGAGGTTCCGTTCGCGATGATCAATGCCTATTATGAAGAGCTGGAAGTTCCTTTCTTCTGTCTTGATGACGTGCAGTCCAGCTATCTCGCAACACGTGAGCTGATTGCTAAAGGACATACCCAGATTGGCATCATCGCGAAAATGGATGATTTGCAAGGGAAGTATAGAATGAAAGGATTTATTAAGGCTCTTGGTGAAGCCAAATTACGGTTCCAGCAAGAGCATGTGCTTTCTTTCGATACATCAACAAAGTCAGACCTGTCCGCTAACTTGGAAGTATATCTGAACGACAATCGGGATGAATTGACTGCGCTTGTGTGTTACAACGACGAGGTAGGCTTAGAAGTTGTACATGTCTGCAGAAAACTGGGAATTTCCATTCCGGACGAGCTATCTATCATTGGGCAGGACAATTCATATATCGCCAAAAACGCGAATATCAAACTAACGACGCTGACGCACCCCCAAGAACAAATGGGACGCGACGCAGCGGACTGGGTCATTAAGAATTTACAAGGCAAAAAAGACTTGCCCACCAACACCTACTACCAGCCCGTATTAATTGAGGGGGAAACCGTAAAAGCGATCAAAGTGGAATAG
- a CDS encoding S1C family serine protease: MSLFDDDFYSTKRSKQRQDTWRPKGTGAFTSFAGRRRNVALIAGVGGALAMLLLVGIVASFGKSDPSGTALAIPASAAKAEAHPMNSNDSVVAATEKIKPAVVSVISSKKDDKGQETGLGIGSGVIFARNGDKVRIVTNSHVVENGNQFEIVNFQGEHRKATLIGRDRITDLALLEADGKDIKVLAEFGDSETLRAGEMAIAVGNPLGLGFSPTVTQGIISSPKRTIPVSLSREGTDYDWEMDVIQTDAAINQGNSGGPLVNIEGKVVGINSMKISDTGVEGLGFAIPINSVKPIIESLIKDHKVKRPLIGVSTQELQAFKGTDVLKLPADVKTGVIVFDVSGPAKEAGLKAQDVIVQLDDRKIDSTISLRKYLYNEKKIGDKVSVVYYRGGKKLNAVVTLVEAMDK, encoded by the coding sequence ATGAGTTTGTTTGATGATGATTTTTATTCCACCAAAAGGTCCAAACAGCGCCAGGATACTTGGCGTCCCAAAGGGACAGGGGCATTCACAAGCTTCGCGGGCCGCAGACGGAATGTGGCCCTCATTGCTGGAGTTGGCGGAGCGTTAGCCATGCTTTTGCTGGTCGGAATAGTAGCTAGCTTCGGGAAAAGTGATCCATCTGGGACTGCGTTAGCAATACCAGCTTCTGCGGCAAAAGCCGAGGCGCATCCGATGAACAGCAACGATTCCGTTGTGGCGGCAACGGAGAAAATAAAACCTGCCGTGGTCAGCGTTATTTCCTCGAAGAAAGATGATAAAGGGCAAGAGACCGGACTCGGGATTGGCTCGGGTGTTATTTTCGCACGGAATGGTGATAAAGTTCGAATTGTAACGAATAGTCACGTTGTTGAGAACGGGAACCAGTTCGAAATTGTTAATTTCCAAGGTGAGCATCGCAAAGCAACCCTAATTGGTCGGGATCGGATTACGGATCTAGCCTTACTGGAAGCGGATGGAAAAGACATCAAGGTGCTTGCTGAATTCGGTGACTCCGAAACGCTGCGAGCAGGGGAAATGGCGATTGCAGTAGGCAACCCGCTTGGACTTGGATTCTCGCCAACCGTTACCCAAGGCATCATTTCTTCGCCGAAACGAACGATACCAGTTTCACTGTCACGTGAAGGAACCGATTACGACTGGGAGATGGACGTTATCCAAACGGATGCGGCTATTAACCAAGGGAACAGCGGCGGACCGCTGGTGAATATCGAGGGCAAGGTTGTCGGAATCAATTCCATGAAGATATCGGATACGGGCGTGGAAGGGTTAGGTTTTGCCATTCCAATTAATAGTGTGAAGCCGATTATTGAGAGTTTGATCAAGGATCACAAGGTGAAAAGACCGTTGATAGGTGTTTCGACGCAGGAACTGCAAGCTTTTAAAGGGACGGATGTATTAAAGCTCCCTGCAGATGTGAAGACTGGAGTTATCGTCTTCGATGTGTCGGGACCTGCCAAAGAAGCGGGCCTCAAAGCGCAGGATGTCATTGTCCAATTGGATGACCGCAAGATTGACAGTACGATCTCGTTGCGGAAATATTTGTACAATGAGAAGAAGATTGGCGATAAAGTCAGCGTGGTTTATTACCGCGGCGGTAAGAAGCTGAATGCGGTGGTTACTTTGGTTGAAGCGATGGATAAGTGA
- a CDS encoding class I SAM-dependent methyltransferase, whose protein sequence is MFPDLTKHPEYLRGQTLEWCNQLAAKTGKYEYSWSHTYEGQAAENILSEKLSSLLHGKVLEVGCGHGEYTVQWAKHAEEIVGYDMTEGFIATANRNRKSNVRYVVGRTHVGLPFPDDYFDIAYTKKGPTSWYKEGNRVVRPGGTLLLFHPGDGNGEGAEHGVYFPGLFASPSIGTPILDKIQERLETSGLTDIEMSVLKETVWLPTPEDVFEMVCFGQSDGFRQFVREECYTQIVSQFEKHASEKGIKTTGFYYLIQAKAS, encoded by the coding sequence ATGTTTCCTGATTTGACAAAGCATCCAGAATACCTGAGAGGACAAACACTAGAATGGTGCAATCAATTAGCAGCCAAGACGGGAAAATACGAATACTCTTGGAGTCATACTTATGAGGGTCAAGCTGCGGAAAACATTTTGAGTGAAAAGCTTTCTTCTTTGTTACATGGAAAGGTACTGGAAGTTGGTTGCGGTCATGGAGAATATACCGTTCAATGGGCTAAGCACGCGGAAGAAATTGTCGGATATGACATGACGGAGGGGTTTATTGCCACAGCTAATCGAAATCGGAAATCAAATGTCCGGTACGTAGTAGGGCGCACTCATGTTGGATTGCCTTTTCCTGATGATTATTTTGATATAGCCTATACCAAGAAGGGACCGACTAGCTGGTACAAGGAAGGAAACAGAGTTGTTCGGCCCGGTGGAACGCTACTATTGTTTCATCCCGGTGACGGAAATGGCGAAGGAGCAGAACATGGGGTATACTTTCCGGGATTATTCGCTTCACCTTCGATAGGCACCCCGATACTTGATAAGATTCAAGAGAGGTTAGAAACGAGCGGTCTAACTGACATTGAAATGTCTGTCTTGAAAGAAACTGTATGGCTCCCAACACCTGAAGATGTGTTCGAAATGGTTTGCTTCGGGCAGAGTGATGGATTTAGGCAATTTGTTAGAGAAGAATGCTACACTCAGATCGTTTCACAATTTGAAAAACACGCCAGCGAAAAGGGAATAAAAACGACAGGGTTTTACTATTTGATTCAAGCAAAGGCATCATAA